From a single Mycolicibacterium moriokaense genomic region:
- a CDS encoding sugar phosphate isomerase/epimerase family protein, with protein MSTVRGRLSVHSVTFLGTPVAEQHAIWRALGLTRLSLIDSQLTEPGLRQLIEHNGYTVDTVYHLFESGAGLSRVIESAAAVGARVVYMLTGGRAELSWEHAAERFCEAVAPCVNAARQAGVALAIENASALYADIHFAHTLRDTTALAEMAGVGVCVDLFHCWAEADLAGLLDRALPRTVQIQLSDYVLGDRALPARAVPGDGAIPIEPFVRQALEGGYAHGFDLELIGPRIEVEGRVEATRRACEAVSAMLERLGA; from the coding sequence GCGCGGCCGGCTGTCGGTGCACAGCGTGACGTTCCTCGGCACGCCCGTCGCCGAGCAGCACGCGATATGGCGCGCGCTCGGACTCACGCGGCTCAGCCTCATCGACTCCCAACTCACCGAACCCGGGCTGCGGCAACTCATCGAGCACAACGGCTACACGGTCGACACCGTCTACCACCTGTTCGAGTCGGGCGCGGGACTGTCCCGTGTCATCGAGAGCGCTGCCGCCGTCGGCGCCCGCGTCGTGTACATGCTGACCGGCGGCAGGGCCGAATTGAGCTGGGAGCACGCGGCCGAACGCTTCTGCGAAGCGGTCGCGCCCTGTGTAAATGCGGCGCGGCAGGCCGGCGTGGCGTTGGCGATCGAAAACGCCTCCGCCCTCTACGCCGACATCCACTTCGCTCACACGCTGCGCGATACCACCGCGCTTGCGGAGATGGCCGGAGTCGGGGTCTGCGTCGACCTGTTTCACTGCTGGGCCGAGGCCGATCTCGCGGGTCTCCTCGACCGCGCATTGCCGCGCACCGTCCAGATTCAGCTCAGCGACTACGTGCTCGGTGATCGCGCACTGCCGGCCCGTGCCGTTCCCGGTGACGGGGCGATCCCGATCGAGCCGTTCGTCCGGCAGGCCCTCGAAGGTGGCTACGCCCACGGCTTCGACCTGGAGTTGATCGGCCCGCGTATCGAAGTCGAGGGTCGAGTCGAGGCGACGCGCCGCGCCTGCGAAGCGGTGTCGGCGATGCTGGAAAGACTTGGCGCATAG